A single genomic interval of Rhododendron vialii isolate Sample 1 chromosome 3a, ASM3025357v1 harbors:
- the LOC131320887 gene encoding two-component response regulator ARR14-like isoform X1, producing MSESLNYLPTSNPAREKPQFPEGLRVLAVDDNEVCLKVIEAQLIKCRFIVTVTTKATEALEMLRKNKQSYDIVITDVEMPDMNGFKLLEIIGLEMDMPVIMMSASDDTQTVMKGIRHGARDYLTKPVRLAEVKNIWQHVLRKNLPDHPTKLGTIKEGKDQNLVPSKTRKQRGKEKEEETNAQFDEESSRTRKPRLHWTKELHNKFLDAVQQIGTNGFPKKILEKMNDPRLSRENVASHLQKYRNSLKKAKMNPESEKSNTDLSKTIMHLPNPTPISVGIPSFNTQYRTFGAFPANNGRPQLYNQNQQQISLPQNLVPWQVADQTRSTVPVPAPIFAQNSSSGTELDWTRFPSNFSRPKMVNGHRVDSSPHFPIFNAGQFGPTTMPNVPYSCPPSGAFNLAGVPFQGSTQLNHISQPDTLLQSSSHGQYEGRDNLVNFNGRGESTSTTQFVKHPSEISERESNGLDNNYDYPDDDLSFMFCSNAPPRL from the exons ATGTCAGAGAGTTTGAATTATCTCCCGACTTCGAACCCTGCACGTGAGAAACCGCAGTTTCCCGAAGGTTTGAGAGTTCTTGCCGTTGATGACAATGAAGTCTGCCTCAAAGTGATTGAAGCACAGTTGATTAAATGTCGCTTTATAG TTACGGTGACGACGAAAGCAACGGAAGCTCTAGAAATGCTGAGGAAGAACAAACAAAGTTATGACATTGTGATCACTGATGTCGAAATGCCCGACATGAATGGTTTCAAACTCCTCGAGATAATAGGCCTCGAAATGGACATGCCAGTAATAA TGATGTCAGCAAGCGATGACACGCAAACCGTGATGAAGGGCATAAGGCATGGAGCCCGGGACTACCTGACGAAGCCTGTTCGCCTGGCCGAGGTCAAGAACATTTGGCAGCATGTCCTCAGGAAAAATCTACCTGATCATCCCACGAAATTAGGCACGATAAAAGAGGGGAAAGATCAAAATCTTGTACCCTCAAAGACTAGGAAGCAAAGAGGcaaggaaaaagaagaggaaacaAATGCTCAATTTGATGAGGAAAGTTCTCGCACTCGGAAGCCGAGGCTTCATTGGACTAAAGAGTTGCATAATAAGTTCCTTGACGCTGTTCAGCAGATTGGAACTA ATGGATTCCCAAAGAAGATACTCGAGAAAATGAATGATCCGCGGCTCAGTCGAGAAAATGTTGCCAGTCACCTTCAG AAGTACAGAAATTCACTTAAAAAGGCTAAGATGAACCCAGAAAGCGAAAAAAGCAACACCGATTTGAGCAAAACAATCATGCATCTACCCAATCCAACTCCGATATCTGTTGGGATCCCTTCGTTTAACACTCAATACCGAACATTTGGTGCTTTTCCTGCTAACAATGGAAGACCCCAGTTGTACAACCAAAACCAGCAACAAATTTCGCTGCCACAAAATCTAGTGCCTTGGCAAGTGGCAGATCAAACGCGCTCAACCGTGCCTGTTCCAGCTCCAATTTTCGCGCAGAATTCTTCTTCGGGGACTGAATTGGATTGGACGAGGTTTCCCTCTAATTTTTCAAGGCCAAAGATGGTTAACGGTCACCGTGTTGACAGTTCTCCTCATTTTCCTATCTTCAATGCCGgccaatttggtccaaccacTATGCCCAATGTGCCATATTCATGTCCTCCCTCTGGTGCCTTTAACCTTGCTGGTGTTCCATTTCAAGGTTCAACTCAATTGAATCATATTTCTCAACCGGATACTCTACTACAGAGTTCATCACAcg GGCAATATGAAGGAAGAGATAATTTAGTCAATTTCAATGGAAGAGGGGAATCAACTAGTACTACCCAGTTTGTGAAGCATCCCTCGGAGATTTCAGAAAGGGAAAGCAATGGCCTTGACAATAACTACGATTACCCAGATGATGACCTTAGCTTTATG TTTTGCAGCAATGCACCTCCTAGGTTGTGA
- the LOC131320887 gene encoding two-component response regulator ARR14-like isoform X3, with amino-acid sequence MLRKNKQSYDIVITDVEMPDMNGFKLLEIIGLEMDMPVIMMSASDDTQTVMKGIRHGARDYLTKPVRLAEVKNIWQHVLRKNLPDHPTKLGTIKEGKDQNLVPSKTRKQRGKEKEEETNAQFDEESSRTRKPRLHWTKELHNKFLDAVQQIGTNGFPKKILEKMNDPRLSRENVASHLQKYRNSLKKAKMNPESEKSNTDLSKTIMHLPNPTPISVGIPSFNTQYRTFGAFPANNGRPQLYNQNQQQISLPQNLVPWQVADQTRSTVPVPAPIFAQNSSSGTELDWTRFPSNFSRPKMVNGHRVDSSPHFPIFNAGQFGPTTMPNVPYSCPPSGAFNLAGVPFQGSTQLNHISQPDTLLQSSSHGQYEGRDNLVNFNGRGESTSTTQFVKHPSEISERESNGLDNNYDYPDDDLSFMFCSNAPPRL; translated from the exons ATGCTGAGGAAGAACAAACAAAGTTATGACATTGTGATCACTGATGTCGAAATGCCCGACATGAATGGTTTCAAACTCCTCGAGATAATAGGCCTCGAAATGGACATGCCAGTAATAA TGATGTCAGCAAGCGATGACACGCAAACCGTGATGAAGGGCATAAGGCATGGAGCCCGGGACTACCTGACGAAGCCTGTTCGCCTGGCCGAGGTCAAGAACATTTGGCAGCATGTCCTCAGGAAAAATCTACCTGATCATCCCACGAAATTAGGCACGATAAAAGAGGGGAAAGATCAAAATCTTGTACCCTCAAAGACTAGGAAGCAAAGAGGcaaggaaaaagaagaggaaacaAATGCTCAATTTGATGAGGAAAGTTCTCGCACTCGGAAGCCGAGGCTTCATTGGACTAAAGAGTTGCATAATAAGTTCCTTGACGCTGTTCAGCAGATTGGAACTA ATGGATTCCCAAAGAAGATACTCGAGAAAATGAATGATCCGCGGCTCAGTCGAGAAAATGTTGCCAGTCACCTTCAG AAGTACAGAAATTCACTTAAAAAGGCTAAGATGAACCCAGAAAGCGAAAAAAGCAACACCGATTTGAGCAAAACAATCATGCATCTACCCAATCCAACTCCGATATCTGTTGGGATCCCTTCGTTTAACACTCAATACCGAACATTTGGTGCTTTTCCTGCTAACAATGGAAGACCCCAGTTGTACAACCAAAACCAGCAACAAATTTCGCTGCCACAAAATCTAGTGCCTTGGCAAGTGGCAGATCAAACGCGCTCAACCGTGCCTGTTCCAGCTCCAATTTTCGCGCAGAATTCTTCTTCGGGGACTGAATTGGATTGGACGAGGTTTCCCTCTAATTTTTCAAGGCCAAAGATGGTTAACGGTCACCGTGTTGACAGTTCTCCTCATTTTCCTATCTTCAATGCCGgccaatttggtccaaccacTATGCCCAATGTGCCATATTCATGTCCTCCCTCTGGTGCCTTTAACCTTGCTGGTGTTCCATTTCAAGGTTCAACTCAATTGAATCATATTTCTCAACCGGATACTCTACTACAGAGTTCATCACAcg GGCAATATGAAGGAAGAGATAATTTAGTCAATTTCAATGGAAGAGGGGAATCAACTAGTACTACCCAGTTTGTGAAGCATCCCTCGGAGATTTCAGAAAGGGAAAGCAATGGCCTTGACAATAACTACGATTACCCAGATGATGACCTTAGCTTTATG TTTTGCAGCAATGCACCTCCTAGGTTGTGA
- the LOC131320887 gene encoding two-component response regulator ARR14-like isoform X2 has protein sequence MLPQLSLTVTTKATEALEMLRKNKQSYDIVITDVEMPDMNGFKLLEIIGLEMDMPVIMMSASDDTQTVMKGIRHGARDYLTKPVRLAEVKNIWQHVLRKNLPDHPTKLGTIKEGKDQNLVPSKTRKQRGKEKEEETNAQFDEESSRTRKPRLHWTKELHNKFLDAVQQIGTNGFPKKILEKMNDPRLSRENVASHLQKYRNSLKKAKMNPESEKSNTDLSKTIMHLPNPTPISVGIPSFNTQYRTFGAFPANNGRPQLYNQNQQQISLPQNLVPWQVADQTRSTVPVPAPIFAQNSSSGTELDWTRFPSNFSRPKMVNGHRVDSSPHFPIFNAGQFGPTTMPNVPYSCPPSGAFNLAGVPFQGSTQLNHISQPDTLLQSSSHGQYEGRDNLVNFNGRGESTSTTQFVKHPSEISERESNGLDNNYDYPDDDLSFMFCSNAPPRL, from the exons TTACGGTGACGACGAAAGCAACGGAAGCTCTAGAAATGCTGAGGAAGAACAAACAAAGTTATGACATTGTGATCACTGATGTCGAAATGCCCGACATGAATGGTTTCAAACTCCTCGAGATAATAGGCCTCGAAATGGACATGCCAGTAATAA TGATGTCAGCAAGCGATGACACGCAAACCGTGATGAAGGGCATAAGGCATGGAGCCCGGGACTACCTGACGAAGCCTGTTCGCCTGGCCGAGGTCAAGAACATTTGGCAGCATGTCCTCAGGAAAAATCTACCTGATCATCCCACGAAATTAGGCACGATAAAAGAGGGGAAAGATCAAAATCTTGTACCCTCAAAGACTAGGAAGCAAAGAGGcaaggaaaaagaagaggaaacaAATGCTCAATTTGATGAGGAAAGTTCTCGCACTCGGAAGCCGAGGCTTCATTGGACTAAAGAGTTGCATAATAAGTTCCTTGACGCTGTTCAGCAGATTGGAACTA ATGGATTCCCAAAGAAGATACTCGAGAAAATGAATGATCCGCGGCTCAGTCGAGAAAATGTTGCCAGTCACCTTCAG AAGTACAGAAATTCACTTAAAAAGGCTAAGATGAACCCAGAAAGCGAAAAAAGCAACACCGATTTGAGCAAAACAATCATGCATCTACCCAATCCAACTCCGATATCTGTTGGGATCCCTTCGTTTAACACTCAATACCGAACATTTGGTGCTTTTCCTGCTAACAATGGAAGACCCCAGTTGTACAACCAAAACCAGCAACAAATTTCGCTGCCACAAAATCTAGTGCCTTGGCAAGTGGCAGATCAAACGCGCTCAACCGTGCCTGTTCCAGCTCCAATTTTCGCGCAGAATTCTTCTTCGGGGACTGAATTGGATTGGACGAGGTTTCCCTCTAATTTTTCAAGGCCAAAGATGGTTAACGGTCACCGTGTTGACAGTTCTCCTCATTTTCCTATCTTCAATGCCGgccaatttggtccaaccacTATGCCCAATGTGCCATATTCATGTCCTCCCTCTGGTGCCTTTAACCTTGCTGGTGTTCCATTTCAAGGTTCAACTCAATTGAATCATATTTCTCAACCGGATACTCTACTACAGAGTTCATCACAcg GGCAATATGAAGGAAGAGATAATTTAGTCAATTTCAATGGAAGAGGGGAATCAACTAGTACTACCCAGTTTGTGAAGCATCCCTCGGAGATTTCAGAAAGGGAAAGCAATGGCCTTGACAATAACTACGATTACCCAGATGATGACCTTAGCTTTATG TTTTGCAGCAATGCACCTCCTAGGTTGTGA